A region of Plantactinospora sp. BC1 DNA encodes the following proteins:
- a CDS encoding helix-turn-helix domain-containing protein, protein MARDVRELGGAWARHQRHAFATPSADLARYVERYWIVSWDYAEPYRQLIVPYPNVHLTFRDGRGIVTGVSSAHQVRVLAGVDRVFGVAFRPGCFRPFLGAPVSTITDRSIEAGEVFPGDLPDPLDVSTVEEYLRRRPPEPDPRAEEVAEIVARITADPGIDRVDVLADDLGMSVRGLQRLFAEYVGVGPKWVIRRYRLREVTERLGRGEPVDWAALAAELGYADQPHFARDFRKMFGEPPTRYAERY, encoded by the coding sequence GTGGCGAGGGACGTACGCGAACTCGGCGGGGCGTGGGCGAGACACCAGCGGCACGCCTTCGCGACCCCCTCGGCCGACCTCGCCCGGTACGTCGAGCGCTACTGGATCGTCTCCTGGGACTACGCCGAGCCGTACCGGCAGTTGATCGTGCCGTACCCGAACGTGCACCTGACGTTCCGCGACGGCCGGGGGATCGTGACCGGGGTCAGCAGCGCACACCAGGTCAGGGTGCTGGCCGGCGTCGACCGGGTCTTCGGGGTGGCGTTCCGGCCGGGCTGCTTCCGGCCCTTCCTGGGCGCGCCGGTCTCGACGATCACGGACCGGTCGATCGAGGCCGGAGAGGTCTTTCCGGGTGACCTGCCCGATCCGCTCGACGTGTCGACGGTGGAGGAGTACCTGCGCCGCCGGCCGCCCGAGCCCGACCCCCGGGCGGAGGAGGTGGCGGAGATCGTCGCGCGGATCACCGCCGATCCGGGGATCGACCGGGTGGACGTACTCGCCGACGACCTCGGGATGAGCGTGCGCGGGTTGCAGCGGCTCTTCGCCGAGTACGTCGGCGTCGGGCCGAAGTGGGTGATCCGGCGCTACCGGCTGCGCGAGGTGACCGAGCGGCTCGGCCGGGGTGAGCCGGTCGACTGGGCCGCGCTCGCCGCCGAACTCGGGTACGCCGACCAGCCGCACTTCGCCCGCGACTTCCGGAAGATGTTCGGCGAGCCGCCGACCCGCTACGCGGAGCGGTACTAG
- a CDS encoding TIGR03086 family metal-binding protein → MPDAPFVARAAAPLTEIIRLVKPDQLDNATPCAEYDVRRLVNHLLFWGPSLEGAGRKETVPPPAGSETELDLTTGDWAAELTAQLERIAATWAEPAAWDGTTHMGGPTELPAALVGGMIVTELAVHAWDLARATGQHPGWDDDLLGYVHDEVVKTAEQGRQMGVYGPEVAVPATAPTLDRILGIVGRDPDWNG, encoded by the coding sequence ATGCCTGACGCACCATTCGTGGCCCGGGCGGCCGCACCGCTGACCGAGATCATCCGCCTCGTCAAGCCCGACCAGCTCGACAACGCCACCCCGTGCGCCGAGTACGACGTCCGGAGGCTGGTCAACCACCTCCTCTTCTGGGGTCCGTCGCTGGAGGGCGCCGGGCGGAAGGAGACCGTACCGCCGCCGGCCGGCAGCGAGACGGAGCTGGACCTGACCACGGGCGACTGGGCGGCCGAGCTGACGGCACAGCTGGAGCGGATCGCGGCCACCTGGGCCGAGCCGGCCGCCTGGGACGGCACCACCCACATGGGCGGCCCGACCGAGCTGCCGGCGGCGCTGGTCGGCGGGATGATCGTGACCGAGCTGGCGGTGCACGCCTGGGACCTGGCGCGGGCGACCGGGCAGCACCCGGGCTGGGACGACGACCTGCTCGGGTACGTGCACGACGAGGTGGTGAAGACCGCCGAGCAGGGCCGGCAGATGGGGGTCTACGGCCCCGAGGTGGCGGTCCCGGCCACCGCGCCGACCCTGGACCGGATCCTCGGAATCGTCGGCCGGGACCCCGACTGGAACGGCTGA
- a CDS encoding ABC-F family ATP-binding cassette domain-containing protein, whose product MSQSALLANDLVRTLGSRRVLDGVSLTAAPGHRIGLIGENGAGKSTLLRLLAGADEPDGGSVVRPPDLGFLHQEMPFEPTSTITDVLDDALREAREDLAELDRLSQALADTAEDAPGYPELLTEYGERLDRAEQHAAWDADRRAGIVLAGLGLGELPHDRTLASLSGGQRGRLALAALLVRRPAALLLDEPTNHLDDTAATFLEEQLRELPGVVVLASHDRAFLDAVCTDLIDLDPAVEGPTRYGGNYTAYQAEKRAERERWQRRFEEEQEELAELRHSVSVTAHQVAPGRAKRDSEKMGYGHTTGRVQQQISRRVRNATRRLDELERDQVRKPPEPLRFRATGLASKSPDGILLSLRDVRVPGRLALDRLDVQASDRLLVTGPNGAGKSTLLAVLAGRLEAEGEVNRRSGLTVGLLTQDTVFDRPDRTVRDTYQQLLGPRRAEAVPLRSLGLLAPRDLARPVGELSVGQRRRLALALLVADPPELLLLDEPTNHLSPRLADELEEAMGGGPGAIVVASHDRWLRSRWPGRELRL is encoded by the coding sequence ATGTCCCAGTCAGCCCTGCTCGCCAACGACCTCGTCCGTACCCTCGGTAGCCGACGGGTGCTCGACGGTGTCTCCCTCACCGCCGCACCCGGGCACCGGATCGGTTTGATCGGTGAGAACGGTGCCGGCAAGTCGACCCTGCTCCGGCTGCTCGCCGGGGCGGACGAGCCGGACGGCGGCAGCGTCGTCCGCCCGCCCGACCTCGGCTTCCTGCACCAGGAGATGCCGTTCGAGCCGACGTCGACGATCACCGACGTACTCGACGACGCCCTGCGGGAGGCCCGCGAGGACCTCGCCGAACTCGACCGGCTCAGCCAGGCACTGGCGGACACCGCGGAGGACGCTCCCGGCTATCCGGAGCTGCTCACCGAGTACGGGGAACGGCTCGACCGCGCCGAGCAGCACGCGGCCTGGGACGCCGACCGGCGCGCCGGGATCGTTCTCGCCGGGCTCGGCCTCGGCGAGCTGCCGCACGACCGCACCCTCGCCTCGCTCTCCGGCGGGCAGCGCGGCCGGCTCGCCCTGGCGGCGCTGCTGGTCCGGCGCCCCGCCGCGCTGCTGCTCGACGAGCCCACCAACCACCTCGACGACACCGCCGCCACCTTCCTGGAGGAGCAGCTCCGCGAGCTGCCCGGAGTCGTGGTGCTGGCCAGTCACGACCGGGCGTTCCTGGACGCGGTCTGCACCGACCTGATCGACCTCGACCCGGCCGTCGAGGGCCCGACCCGGTACGGCGGCAACTACACCGCCTACCAGGCGGAGAAGCGGGCCGAGCGGGAACGCTGGCAGCGGCGCTTCGAGGAGGAGCAGGAGGAACTCGCCGAACTGCGGCACTCGGTCTCGGTGACCGCACACCAGGTCGCACCCGGCCGGGCGAAGCGGGACAGCGAGAAGATGGGCTACGGCCACACCACCGGGCGGGTGCAGCAGCAGATCTCCCGACGGGTACGCAACGCCACCCGTCGCCTGGACGAACTGGAACGCGACCAGGTCCGCAAGCCGCCGGAACCGCTGCGGTTCCGGGCCACCGGGCTGGCCAGCAAGTCCCCGGACGGGATCCTGCTGTCGCTGCGGGACGTCCGGGTGCCCGGCCGGCTCGCCCTCGACCGCCTCGACGTGCAGGCCAGCGACCGGCTGCTGGTCACCGGGCCGAACGGTGCCGGCAAGTCCACCCTGCTCGCGGTGCTGGCCGGCCGGCTGGAGGCCGAGGGCGAGGTGAACCGGCGCAGCGGGCTGACCGTGGGACTGCTGACCCAGGACACGGTCTTCGACCGGCCGGACCGTACCGTCCGGGACACCTACCAGCAGCTGCTCGGACCCCGGCGGGCCGAGGCCGTACCGCTGCGTTCGCTCGGCCTGCTCGCCCCGCGCGACCTGGCGCGGCCGGTCGGGGAACTCTCGGTCGGCCAGCGCCGCCGGCTCGCGCTGGCGTTGCTGGTGGCCGACCCGCCCGAGTTGCTGCTGCTCGACGAGCCGACCAACCACCTCTCGCCCCGGCTCGCCGACGAACTGGAGGAGGCGATGGGTGGTGGTCCGGGCGCGATCGTGGTGGCCAGCCACGACCGGTGGCTGCGCTCCCGCTGGCCGGGCCGGGAACTCCGGCTCTGA
- the rdgB gene encoding RdgB/HAM1 family non-canonical purine NTP pyrophosphatase, translating into MTRVLLATRNAKKLTELQRILDHALGSQRVQLVGLADVAQYQEVPETGLTFGENALLKAREGVKWSNLPTIADDSGLAVDALNGMPGVFSARWSGRHGDDRANLELVLAQVADVPDEHRGAAFVCAAALVLPGGKEHLVDGRQTGRLLRAPRGEGGFGYDPIFLADGQDRTNAELSPAEKDAISHRGKALRALAKVVAKVLPAEPNRP; encoded by the coding sequence ATGACCCGGGTGCTGCTGGCGACCCGCAACGCCAAGAAGCTGACCGAACTCCAGCGGATCCTCGACCACGCCCTCGGTTCGCAGCGGGTCCAGCTCGTCGGGCTGGCCGACGTGGCGCAGTACCAGGAGGTCCCGGAGACCGGGTTGACGTTCGGGGAGAACGCGCTGCTCAAGGCGCGTGAGGGCGTCAAGTGGAGCAACCTGCCGACGATCGCCGACGACTCCGGGCTGGCGGTGGACGCCCTGAACGGCATGCCGGGCGTCTTCAGCGCCCGCTGGTCCGGCCGGCACGGCGACGACCGGGCCAACCTGGAACTGGTACTCGCGCAGGTCGCGGACGTACCGGACGAGCACCGCGGTGCCGCCTTCGTCTGCGCGGCGGCCCTGGTGCTGCCGGGCGGCAAGGAGCACCTGGTCGACGGCAGGCAGACCGGCCGGCTGCTGCGCGCGCCCCGGGGCGAGGGCGGGTTCGGCTACGACCCGATCTTCCTCGCCGACGGCCAGGACCGGACGAACGCCGAACTCTCCCCGGCGGAGAAGGACGCGATCAGCCACCGGGGCAAGGCGTTGCGGGCGTTGGCGAAGGTGGTCGCCAAGGTGCTGCCGGCGGAACCGAACCGCCCGTAG
- the rph gene encoding ribonuclease PH: MARPDGRRPDQLRPVSLTRRWSIHPEGSVLVEFGDTRVLCTASVTEGVPRWRKGSGLGWVTAEYSMLPRSTTTRSDRESVRGKIGGRTHEISRLVGRSLRACIDLKALGENSIVLDCDVLQADGGTRTAAITGAYVALHDAVNWLAERKALAGKPAKVMHRSVAAVSVGVVEGEPRLDLNYLEDVAAEVDMNVVCTGTGDFVEVQGTGEAGVFAREQLDALLDLGVLGCAELTDAQRKALAE; the protein is encoded by the coding sequence ATGGCGCGACCTGACGGGCGGCGGCCCGACCAACTTCGACCGGTGAGCCTGACCCGACGCTGGAGCATCCATCCGGAGGGATCCGTCCTCGTCGAGTTCGGTGACACCCGGGTGCTCTGCACGGCGAGTGTCACCGAGGGGGTGCCACGCTGGCGCAAGGGTTCCGGCCTGGGCTGGGTCACCGCCGAATACTCGATGCTGCCCCGCTCCACCACCACCCGCTCGGACCGGGAGAGCGTCCGAGGCAAGATCGGCGGCCGTACCCACGAGATCTCCCGACTGGTCGGCCGGAGCCTGCGGGCCTGCATCGACCTGAAGGCGCTCGGCGAGAACTCGATCGTGCTGGACTGTGACGTCTTGCAGGCCGACGGCGGCACCCGGACCGCCGCGATCACCGGCGCGTACGTCGCGCTGCACGACGCGGTGAACTGGCTGGCCGAGCGGAAGGCGTTGGCCGGCAAGCCGGCGAAGGTGATGCACCGGTCGGTGGCGGCGGTCAGCGTCGGTGTGGTGGAGGGGGAGCCGAGGCTGGACCTGAACTACCTTGAGGACGTGGCGGCCGAGGTGGACATGAACGTGGTATGCACCGGCACCGGGGACTTCGTCGAGGTGCAGGGGACCGGTGAGGCCGGCGTCTTCGCCCGCGAGCAGCTCGACGCGCTGCTCGACCTGGGGGTGCTCGGCTGTGCCGAGTTGACCGACGCCCAGCGGAAGGCGCTGGCCGAATGA
- a CDS encoding MBL fold metallo-hydrolase has product MRLTILGCAGSFPGPEAACSAYLVEADGFRLLLDFGSGSLSALQRYAGLKAVDAILLTHLHGDHILDAVPYIVVRRYAPDGPYPALPVYAPSGAPDRLANAYSLDEGLLDDVYTFYGLQPGTFPIGPFAVTVDRVNHPVETYGVRLEHGGRSLCYSSDTAPCESLLRLAHRADLFLCEASYLDGVENPPDLHLTGREAGEIAAKAEVGKLLLTHLVAAWGSEAVTHEAALGAFAGPVEVVRPGARYDL; this is encoded by the coding sequence ATGCGATTGACCATTCTCGGCTGCGCGGGGAGTTTCCCGGGCCCCGAAGCGGCCTGTTCGGCCTATCTGGTCGAGGCCGACGGCTTCCGGTTGCTGCTCGACTTCGGCTCGGGCTCGCTCTCCGCGCTGCAACGCTATGCCGGGCTGAAGGCGGTCGACGCGATCCTGCTGACCCACCTGCACGGGGACCACATCCTCGACGCGGTCCCGTACATCGTGGTGCGACGGTACGCACCGGACGGCCCCTATCCGGCGCTGCCGGTCTACGCCCCGAGCGGCGCGCCGGACCGGCTCGCCAACGCGTACAGCCTGGACGAGGGGCTGCTCGACGACGTCTACACCTTCTACGGCCTGCAACCCGGTACGTTCCCGATCGGCCCGTTCGCGGTGACCGTCGACCGGGTCAACCATCCGGTGGAGACCTACGGGGTGCGGCTGGAGCACGGTGGCCGATCCCTCTGCTACTCCTCGGACACCGCGCCCTGCGAGTCCCTGCTCCGGCTGGCCCACCGCGCCGACCTGTTCCTCTGCGAGGCGAGTTACCTGGACGGGGTGGAGAACCCGCCCGACCTGCACCTGACCGGGCGGGAGGCGGGCGAGATCGCCGCCAAGGCGGAGGTGGGCAAGCTGCTGCTCACCCATCTGGTCGCCGCCTGGGGAAGCGAGGCGGTGACCCACGAGGCGGCGCTGGGCGCCTTCGCCGGCCCGGTCGAGGTCGTCCGCCCCGGCGCCCGTTACGACCTCTAG
- a CDS encoding PLP-dependent cysteine synthase family protein, with the protein MTRYESLLDACGGTPLVGLPRLSPTVPDGAPPVRLWAKLEDRNPTGSVKDRPAMFMVREAERAGRLRPGDTILEPTSGNTGISLAMVAKLRGYRLVCVMPENVSAERIQLLRMYGAEIIFSPAAGGSNQAVATAKQIAAEHPDWVMLYQYGNAGNAQAHYETTGPELLHDLPTITHFVAGLGTTGTLMGTGRYLREKVDEIEIVAAEPRYGELVYGLRNIDEGYVPELYDPSVLTRRFSVGTRDAVLRTRQLVEVEGIFAGFSTGAILHAALAVAHEAVKAGRRADVAFVVADGGWKYLSTGAYGGTLADAEEALDGQLWA; encoded by the coding sequence ATGACGCGGTACGAGAGCCTGCTCGACGCGTGCGGCGGTACTCCGCTGGTGGGGCTGCCCCGCCTGTCGCCGACGGTGCCCGACGGGGCACCGCCGGTGCGGCTCTGGGCGAAGCTGGAGGACCGGAACCCGACCGGCAGCGTCAAGGACCGGCCGGCGATGTTCATGGTCCGCGAGGCCGAGCGGGCCGGCCGGCTCCGGCCCGGTGACACCATCCTCGAACCGACCAGTGGGAACACCGGCATCTCGCTGGCCATGGTGGCGAAGCTGCGCGGTTACCGGCTGGTCTGCGTGATGCCGGAGAACGTCTCGGCGGAGCGGATCCAACTGCTCCGGATGTACGGTGCCGAGATCATCTTCTCGCCGGCCGCCGGCGGCTCCAACCAGGCGGTGGCGACCGCCAAGCAGATCGCCGCCGAGCACCCGGACTGGGTGATGCTCTACCAGTACGGCAACGCCGGCAACGCGCAGGCGCACTACGAGACCACCGGTCCGGAGCTGCTGCACGACCTGCCCACCATCACGCACTTCGTGGCCGGGCTGGGCACCACCGGGACCCTGATGGGGACCGGGCGCTACCTGCGGGAGAAGGTCGACGAGATCGAGATCGTCGCCGCCGAGCCCCGGTACGGCGAACTGGTCTACGGGCTGCGCAACATCGACGAGGGCTACGTCCCGGAGCTCTACGACCCCAGCGTGCTGACCCGGCGCTTCTCGGTCGGTACCCGGGACGCGGTGCTGCGTACCCGGCAGCTCGTCGAGGTGGAGGGAATCTTCGCCGGCTTCTCCACCGGAGCGATCCTGCACGCCGCGCTCGCCGTGGCGCACGAGGCGGTCAAGGCCGGCCGCCGCGCAGACGTCGCGTTCGTGGTCGCCGACGGCGGCTGGAAATACCTGTCGACGGGTGCCTACGGCGGCACTCTGGCCGACGCCGAGGAAGCCCTGGACGGCCAGCTCTGGGCCTGA
- a CDS encoding MoaD/ThiS family protein, producing MAIEVRIPTILRSYTGGAKVVEGSGDSLNDLLSDLDGKYSGLRGRLVTEQGALHRFVNVYVNDEDVRFLGALDAKLSDGDTVTILPAVAGGAFGFAAAAAIIGHSAATAATIRHGAATAAIIGHGTSVPAASAAR from the coding sequence ATGGCCATCGAGGTTCGCATTCCCACCATCCTGCGCAGCTACACCGGCGGCGCCAAGGTCGTCGAGGGGTCCGGCGACTCGCTCAACGACCTCCTGTCCGACCTGGACGGCAAGTACTCCGGCCTGCGCGGCCGGCTGGTCACCGAGCAGGGCGCCCTGCACCGCTTCGTCAACGTCTACGTCAACGACGAGGACGTCCGGTTCCTCGGCGCGCTGGACGCCAAGCTCTCCGACGGGGACACCGTCACCATCCTGCCGGCCGTGGCCGGCGGCGCGTTCGGCTTCGCGGCGGCCGCCGCGATCATCGGACACAGCGCCGCGACAGCCGCGACCATCAGGCACGGCGCGGCGACCGCCGCGATCATCGGGCACGGCACGTCGGTGCCGGCCGCGTCCGCCGCGCGCTGA
- a CDS encoding Mov34/MPN/PAD-1 family protein produces MLSIDRSIVEAIVAHARRDHPDEACGVVAGPAGADTPIRHIPMVNAARSMTFYEFDSMEQLRVWREMDDRDEEPVVIYHSHTATEAYPSRTDISFAGEPGAHYLLVSTRDPETEEIRSFRIVDGVVTEEPIRVVDATVDPNAVQSYMFGQSPATVDYECSGR; encoded by the coding sequence GTGCTGAGCATCGACCGGTCGATAGTCGAGGCGATCGTCGCGCACGCCCGCCGGGACCACCCCGACGAGGCGTGCGGCGTGGTCGCCGGCCCGGCCGGCGCCGACACCCCGATCCGGCACATCCCGATGGTGAACGCCGCACGGTCCATGACGTTCTACGAGTTCGACTCGATGGAGCAGTTGCGGGTCTGGCGGGAGATGGACGATCGCGACGAGGAGCCGGTGGTGATCTACCACTCGCACACCGCGACCGAGGCCTATCCGTCCCGCACCGACATCTCCTTCGCCGGAGAGCCGGGGGCGCACTATCTGCTGGTCTCCACCCGTGACCCGGAGACCGAGGAGATCCGTTCGTTCCGGATCGTGGACGGGGTGGTGACCGAGGAGCCGATCCGGGTCGTCGACGCCACGGTGGACCCGAACGCCGTGCAGTCGTACATGTTCGGGCAGAGCCCGGCGACGGTCGACTACGAGTGTTCCGGCCGCTGA
- a CDS encoding aldo/keto reductase yields MNSRRIGNTEVSAIGLGGMPMSIEGRPDEERSIRTIHAALDAGVTLIDTADAYHLHADEVGHNESLIARALASYGGDTSGVLVATKGGHLRPGDGSWTVNSSPEYLRSACEASCKRLGVEAIGLYQHHRPDPRVPYADSIGAIRDLVDAGKVRMAGISNANPEQIRQAREILGDRLVSVQNQYSPAFRSSEPELALCDELGLAFLPWSPLGGISRAGELGSRFAPFAEVAAARGVSPQQVCLAWLLARSPRVIPIPGSSRPETIRDSVAATELQLDEDELAVLDRA; encoded by the coding sequence ATGAACTCACGACGTATCGGCAACACCGAGGTGAGCGCCATCGGTCTGGGCGGCATGCCGATGTCGATCGAGGGACGGCCGGACGAGGAGCGCTCGATCCGGACCATCCACGCCGCGCTGGACGCCGGCGTGACCCTGATCGACACCGCCGACGCCTACCACCTGCACGCCGACGAGGTGGGGCACAACGAGTCGCTGATCGCCCGGGCGCTGGCCAGCTACGGCGGGGACACCTCCGGGGTACTGGTCGCCACCAAGGGTGGGCACCTGCGTCCCGGTGATGGAAGCTGGACCGTCAACAGCTCGCCGGAATACCTCAGGAGCGCCTGCGAGGCGTCGTGCAAGCGGCTCGGGGTGGAGGCGATCGGGCTCTACCAGCACCACCGCCCCGACCCCCGGGTGCCGTACGCCGACTCGATCGGCGCGATCCGGGACCTGGTCGACGCCGGCAAGGTACGGATGGCCGGCATCTCCAACGCCAACCCCGAGCAGATCCGGCAGGCCCGGGAGATCCTCGGCGACCGGCTGGTGTCGGTGCAGAACCAGTACTCCCCGGCGTTCCGCAGCTCGGAGCCGGAGTTGGCGCTCTGCGACGAGCTGGGACTGGCCTTCCTGCCCTGGTCCCCGCTGGGCGGGATCTCCCGGGCCGGCGAGCTGGGCAGCCGGTTCGCGCCGTTCGCCGAGGTCGCCGCCGCCCGGGGCGTCAGCCCGCAGCAGGTCTGCCTGGCCTGGCTGCTGGCCAGGTCGCCGCGGGTGATCCCGATCCCCGGATCGAGCCGGCCGGAGACGATCCGGGACTCGGTGGCCGCCACCGAACTCCAGCTCGACGAGGACGAACTGGCGGTTCTCG